A genomic region of Phocoena sinus isolate mPhoSin1 chromosome 18, mPhoSin1.pri, whole genome shotgun sequence contains the following coding sequences:
- the MTMR6 gene encoding myotubularin-related protein 6 isoform X5, whose product MEHIRTTKVEQVKLLDRFSTSNKSLTGTLYLTATHLLFIDSHQKETWILHHHIALVEKLALTTSGCPLVIQCKNFRTVHFIVPRERDCHDIYNSLLQLSKQAKYEDLYAFSYNPKQNDSERLRGWQLVDLAEEYKRMGVPNSNWQLSDANRDYKICETYPRELYVPRIASKPIIVGSSKFRSKGRFPVLSYYHQNKEAAICRCSQPLSGFSARCLEDEHLLQAISKANPANRYMYVMDTRPRLNAMANRAAGKGYENEDNYSNIRFQFVGIENIHVMRSSLQKLLEVNGTKGLSVSDFYSGLENAGWLRHIKAVMDAAIFLAKAIMVENASVLVHCSDGWDRTSQVCSLGSLLLDPYYRTIRGFMVLIEKDWISFGHKYSERCGHLDGDPKEVSPVFTQFLECVWHLTEQFPQAFEFNEAFLLQIHEHIHSCQFGNFIGNCQKEREELKLKEKTYSLWPFLLDDQEKYFNPLYSSTSQKLAVLEPNTVSFNFKFWRNMYHQFDRTLHPRQSVFNIIMNMNEQNKQLQKDVKDLESQIKQHKNKQTDGVLTKELLNSVRPESPALRTSLCLKEQTLELPVNDALRTVEGSSPADNRYSEYADEFSKAEPAVVSSEYGVARMTC is encoded by the exons ATGGAGCACATCCGTACGACCAAG gTTGAGCAAGTGAAATTGCTCGACCGATTCAGTACAAGCAACAAGTCGTTAACAGGAACCCTGTATCTCACGGCCACACATCTGCTGTTTATAGACTCTCATCAGAAAGAAACCTGG ATACTGCACCACCATATTGCCTTGGTGGAGAAACTAGCTCTCACGACTTCTGGATGCCCTCTCGTGATCCAGTGCAAGAACTTCCGGACTGTGCATTTCATTGTTCCCAGAGAAAGAGACTGCCACGATATTTACAACTCTTTGCTACAGCTGTCAAAACAAG CAAAATATGAAGATCTCTATGCATTCTCTTATAATCCCAAACAAAATGATTCAGAAAGGCTGCGAGGTTGGCAGCTCGTCGACCTCGCTGAAGAGTATAAGAGGATGGGCGTGCCGAATTCCAACTGGCAGCTGTCCGACGCCAACCGCGACTACAAG ATTTGTGAAACTTATCCCAGAGAACTTTATGTTCCCCGAATAGCAAGCAAACCAATCATTGTTGGTAGTTCCAAGTTCCGGAGCAAGGGAAGGTTCCCAGTTCTTTCCTACTATCACCAAAATAAGGAG GCTGCCATTTGTCGGTGTAGTCAGCCACTGTCAGGATTCAGTGCCCGGTGCCTGGAGGATGAACACTTGCTTCAGGCCATCAGCAAAGCCAACCCAGCCAACCGCTACATGTATGTCATGGACACCAGGCCCAGA ctgaATGCAATGGCCAACAGAGCAGCTGGAAAAGGTTATGAAAATGAAGACAACTATTCTAATATTAGATTTCAGTTTGTTGGAATTGAAAATATTCATGTCATGCGGTCCAGCCTTCAGAAATTATTGGAAG TCAACGGTACCAAAGGGCTTTCCGTCAGTGATTTCTACTCGGGTCTGGAGAACGCAGGATGGCTGCGCCATATCAAAGCCGTTATGGACGCTGCAATCTTCTTAGCCAAA GCAATAATGGTTGAAAATGCGAGTGTGTTGGTACATTGCTCTGATGGTTGGGACAGGACTTCCCAGGTCTGTTCCCTGGGCTCTCTCTTATTGGATCCCTACTACAGGACAATCAGAGGATTCATG GTTTTAATAGAAAAAGATTGGATCTCCTTTGGACATAAATATTCGGAGAG GTGTGGCCATTTGGATGGTGACCCAAAGGAAGTTTCACCGGTGTTTACTCAGTTCTTGGAATGTGTGTGGCATTTGACTGAACAGTTTCCACAAGCCTTCGAATTCAATGAAGCGTTTCTTCTTCAGATCCATGAACATATTCATTCATGCCAGTTTGGAAACTTTATTGGAAATtgtcagaaggaaagagaagaactcAA GTTAAAGGAGAAGACTTACTCCCTGTGGCCGTTCCTTTTGGATGACCAGGAGAAGTACTTCAATCCTCTGTACAGTTCCACGTCTCAGAAATTGGCAGTTTTGGAGCCAAATACAGTATCTTTCAATTTCAA GTTTTGGAGAAACATGTACCACCAATTTGATCGAACGTTGCACCCTAGGCAGTctgtatttaatataattatgaaTATGAATGAGCAAAATAAGCAGCTACAGAAAGATGTGAAAGACTTAGAATCC CAAATTAAGCAACATAAAAATAAGCAGACAGATGGAGTTCTCACCAAGGAATTGTTAAATTCAGTTCGTCCTGAATCACCTGCCCTCAGAACCTCCTTGTGTCTCAAGGAGCAGACTCTAGAGCTGCCTGTGAACGATGCTCTCCGAACTGTAGAGGGCAGCAGCCCCGCAGATAACCGCTACAGCGAGTACGCGGACGAGTTTTCCAAAGCGGAGCCTGCTGTGGTCAGCTCGGAGTATGGCGTGGCCAGAATGACGTGTTAG